The Streptomyces sp. NBC_00483 genome contains the following window.
GGGAGCAGTCAGCGACATCAAGACCAGTGACGCCGGCGCCGTGCTGTCCTCCGCAGCGTTCTCTTCCGGATGCCGGCCGGTTGGTAACCTGGCCGTCCCTGACCTTCACGTTCACGCAGTCGACGAAGACCATCGAGTAGACCGCGTCCAGGTCGACTTGGACACCTCGGTGCCGTACACCTCGGCCAGATGCGCGGAGATCTCGCCATGGCTGAGGCCCTTCGCGGACAGCGACAGCACCGTCTCGTCGACTCCACCGAACCGCTTCCGCCGCTTCTTGCCCACGGCCTCGGAAGCATCCGTGGCTGCCTTGCCGGCCTCGGTACCACTCCTCACATCAGTCATCAACTGTCGCTCTCTGCACGCGAGTTACACCACTCGCCGTACAGACCCTCCTCGCCGGCGTCGTCCCCACCACGCTGCCGATCCTGATGCTGTACGCGTTCGGCCGTCGGCAGTTGCTCGACGGCCTCACGGCAGGGTTCGGCAAGTAACCGGCTGGCGGTGGCCGGGAATTCCTATTCCTCGACCTGCTCCGGATCGATCGGAATCTCGCGTGCCGTGTTCTCGGCGCGCTCCTCGGCGCTCAACTCCCGCGCCATGGTCCCGCAGCAGCGGTTGAACTGGTTCTGCCAGTCCGTCTTGAACATGTCGTAGCTGGACTGGCCGACCAGCTTCAGGTCCGACTCGTCGTTGTGCCAGACGCCGTTGCTCGTCCAGTTCGAGGAGCCGACGAACACGAGTCTCGAGTTGGTCGCACCCGCGTAACCGCCGCTGACCATCATGTACTTGTCGTGCGTGTAGTGCAGAGCGTTGCCGTTCGCGTCGGTGCCGCGGCTGGTGTCGTGCACGGTGATATTGGGCCGGTCCTTCAGGTAGTTCTGCACGCTGCCGTCAACCTGGCCGGCGGTGAAGAGTATCTGTATCTTCACGCCGGTCTTTGCCAGGCTCACCAACTTCTTCGGCAGCTCCAGATAGTTCCGGTCGCCCGGCTGCCCGTGAGAGGTCCACTCGAACATGGCGATGTTGATCGTGGCCGGCGCCTTGATGTTGTTCAGGAAGTCGACCCAGGTGTCGCTTTTGGAGCGCGCCTTGGGCCACTGGTAGGAGGGCGGGGACAGTGTCGTCCTGGCGGCCTCACCGCTGGTGGAGTTGTAGTAGTCGGGCACCAACGGGCCCGGGCCGCCCAGCGCCCCCTTGGCCATGGCTGTGAAGTAGCGGACGTAGGAGTTGTACAGGTCGACGTTGCCCTTGACGGTGGCGCCACTGTTCCACGCGGTTCTGGCCTGGGCGGAGGTGGGGTTGGCGCTGCTGACGGTCACAGTCCTGTTCGCGTCGCTCCCGCCGCTGAGCATGTAGTACTTCGCGTGCAGGGCGGAGCCGGAGTAGTGGGTCAGGCAGCCGCCAGGGCACAGCGCGGCGAAGCTGGAGGCTTGCGGGTCGTTGCCCAGCTCGGTGACCATCGACTGCCAGATCGCATTGTCGCTGTGAGAGTCCATCAGCGCCTTGACGATGACGCCACGTTGGTGTGCAGCGATCAGGGCGTTGGCGAAGTCCGGGCCCGGCTGGGTGCTGCCGATCGAGTACATGGCGACGCGTATGGTCTGCCCGCAACTGGCGCTGTTGATCGATTCGATGATCGGGCCCATGACGTTCATCTGGGCGTCGGCGTCCTCCGGGTCGCTGAAGCTCGGGCCCGGTCTTGAGGTGAACGTCCGGGAGTCGCAACTGAGTGGCGGCTTGGCCTTCTTGACCGCCGCGTGCGCCGTTGTGGGCGTCAGCGCGGTGACGGCCAGCGCGGTGATCAACGTGAGCGTGCGCTTCATGGACGGGCCTTTCACTGGGGTTGTTGACGATGACGAGACGGGTGTTGCTGTGCTGATCGCCCCATGAGTGGTCGCCGAGGTGGGCCTGGTGGACGACGTCGCAGTACGGGCCTGTCCGGCAGTTCGGTGTGACGGGATCACCCGTCATCCGTCGGATGAACTACTCATGGCTTCGGATCAGTTGGCGGCGTTCGCCCCGAACATCGGGTAGCCGTGGCAGGTGATGTCGCTCGCGGCGAGGGCGGCGCCCCAGCGGTCGTGAGAGGAGGCCGCGGAGTCGGCGATGGCGGTGCCACCGGGCAGGCGGCAGGCCGAGCCCTGAAGGATCGCGACGGTGCCGCCGTCGAGGTCGGTACCGACCTTCTCGGTGTTCTGGCTGATGGAGGTGCGCTTGGCCGACGTGATGCGGTTCGCCGACTCGTACAGGGCGACGAAGTCCCCGGCGTTCTTCGGCCTGGACGCAGTGGTGTTGCCGGCGGAGAACGCGACGTCGCCGGTCAGGGGCGCCGCCGAGGCGTTCGCCGTGGCGACGCGGATGCGCGTCGGAGGCGGGGTGGTAGGGCGTATGTGCGTGGCCATGCGTTGAGCTCCTGCAGGGGACAGCGGCGTCCGGCGGACATCCCGCTTCGATGAGGTGTTGGACCGTTGGCGTTTGCCCGAATTTGTTCCAGGCGTGACCCACAGTTCGGCACACAGGAGACTCACGAAGGCGTCCGAGGGTTGCACGAGAAAGCAGGGAAGCGGCCGCGACGCTGCGCAAGTTGAGCCAGAGTGCGCGCCAGTGGGCCGGGGCGTTCGGTGGGCTGCTGGTGCGCGAACCAGTCGCGGGTGTCGGGTTGAGTGTCGTACTCGGACAGGTGGAGAGCTTGCCCGCGGAGGAGGAACTGGGGTTCGTGGCGGGGCGCGGTTGGTAGAGGGCGCTGTCGCGGAGCATCGCGAAGAGCACGTCGACGCGGCGGCGGGTGAGGCGGCGGCCACCACCAAGGTTCCTTCGCCGGGCTTCCACCTGTAGCGATGCCTCAACGCGCTTTACAGCATTGCCGTTGGAGTCCTCCATGCCTTACCTTCCTCTCAGATATAAGACATCAGAGAAGTTGGGGGAGTCGTGGAACGCATCGTCATGCGGAAGGTGATGTGGAGGATCGTGCCCCTCCTCGCCGTCTGCTACCTGGTCTCGTTCGTCGACAAGACCAACATCGGCGTCGCCCAGCTGGGCATGCAGGAGGGTCTCGGACTGTCGGACGCGGCGTTCGGGTTCGGCGCGGGCATCTTCTTCATCGGTTACTTCCTCTGTGAGGTACCCAGCAACCTGGCTCTCGTCCGCTTCGGTGCGCGGCGCTGGATCGCCCGCATCATGCTCACCTGGGGCGTCATCGTCGTGCTGACGGCGCTGGTGCAGGACGTGATGTCCTTCAACGCGCTGCGCTTCCTGCTCGGTGCCGCGGAGGCGGGGTTCTACCCGGGAGCGTTGTTCTATCTTTCGCAGTGGGTCCCGGCCGCACACCGCGGGAAGGTCATCGGCTTGTTCCTGCTGGCCAACCCGGTCTCGACCGTGGTCGGTGCGCCACTGATGGGCATCCTGCTGGACATGCACGGCTTCCTCGGTGTCGAGGGCTGGCAGTGGGTGTTCGTCATCACCGGACTGCCCGCCCTGGTGTTGGCCGTCGTGGTCTTTTTCGCACTGCCGGACTCGCCGCAGTCGGCGAAGTGGCTCACCGCGCAGGAACGCGCCTGGCTCGTGGGGGCATTGAACGCCGAGCGGGCGGCCGCGCCGGCCTCGCACGGCAGTGGCTGGCGGGCGCTGCTCGACCGGCGCGTGCTGTTCCTGTGCCTGTGGTTCGCGGCGTTCCCCACGGCGGCGTACGGACTCCGGCTGTGGCTGCCGACGCTGATCGCCGAGCTCGACGTCTCGGCCACCGTCAACGGACTCCTCAACGCCGTACCGTTCCTCTTCGCCGCGATCGCGCTGTACTTCTGGCCACGCATTGCCGCTCGTACGGGGCGCAGCTACCGGCAGATCGCCGGCTGCACACTCGTGGGCGCCGCCGGCCTCGCCGGTGCCGCGCTGAGCGAAAACGCCGTGGTGGAACTCGCGTTCATCAGTCTGGCGGCGGTCGGTATGTTCGCCGGGCAGCCGATCTTCTGGAGTCTTCCCTCCCGTCTGCTGGTGGGAGCGCAGGCCGCGGCAGGTCTCGCGCTGATCAACTCGGTCGGAAATCTCGGTGGTTTCGTCGGGCCGTACGCCGTCGGTGCCATCAAGGGCGCAACCGGTTCGCTCTCCGCGTCGATGCTCTTCCTGGCGGGGGTCATGGTGTTCGCCGCCGTCATGGCGGGCATCGCCCGCACCGTCTTCGGGTCCCCGCCGACCGTCCCGGCGCCCGCCCCCGACGTCTCCGCAACCCCTGCACGTAACGCCCAGGAGTCCTGAATGCCTGCCCGTCCCAACGTTCTGCTCATCACCGTCGACCACTGGTTCGGCCGGCTCCTGGGATGTGCCGGTCACCCCGTGATCCAGACGCCCACCCTCGACTCACTAGCCGCGGCCGGGACCCGCTACACCCGCGCCTACAGTGAATCCCCGGTGTGCGTGCCGGCCCGGCGCTCCATCATGACCGGAACCACGCCCCGCACCCACGGCGACCGGATCTTCCAGCAGGACCTTCCGATGCCCGAACTGCCCACGCTGGCGCAGACGTTCCGGGACAACGGCTATCAGGCGTACGCGGTGGGCAAGCTGCACGTCTTCCCGCAGCGCAGCCGCATCGGCTTCGACGATGTCTGGCTGAGCGAGGAGGGTCGCTCGCAGTGGGGTGTGGCCGACGACTACGAACGGTTCCTCGCCGCCAACGGACACGCCGGGCTGAGCTACGCCCACGGCATGAGCAACAACCAGTACACGTACCGTCCTTGGCACCTGCCCGAGACGATGCACGTCACCCACTGGGCCGCTCGGACGATGGCCGAGACCATCGTGCGCCGCGATCCCACCAAGCCGGCCTTCTGGTACCTGTCGTTCACCGCGCCGCACCCGCCGCTGACACCACCGGCGGCCTACCTGGACATGTACGCCGGACAGGAGATGGACGAACCGATCGTCGGCGACTGGGTCGTCCAGGGTGAGACGGCGCCGCCGCAGCTCCAGCGGCGCCGGCACGCCGACAGCCCGGTCGGAATGCGGGAGGCCGAGGAGCTGGCGGCCAAGCGTGCCTTCTACGCCCAGTGCACCTATGTCGACCACCAACTGCGGTTCGTCATCGGTACGTTGCGTGAGCAGGGGCTGCTCGACGACACCGTCATCATGTTCACCTCGGACCACGGCGACATGCTCGGCGATCACGATCTGTGGGCCAAGCGCGTCTTCTACGAGAAGTCCGCGAACGTCCCCATGCTCCTCGTCGGCGACACCACCTCCGGGCGTGTGCCGACGGGTGAGGTCGACGACCGACTCGTGGGCCTCCAGGACGTCATGCCGACGCTGCTCGGCCTCGCCGGGATCGAGGTGCCGGACGAGGTCGAGGGTGTGTCGATGGTCGAGGACACCCGCACGTTCCTGCATGGCGAGTACGGGGAGGGGGCGGAGGCCACGCGCATGGCCCACGACGGCCGTCACAAGCTCGTCTACTACCCCATGGGCAACGTCGTACAGCTCTTCGACGTCCCCGCGGACCCCTGGGACGAGCACGACCTGGCGGGCGTACCGGAGTTGGCGCCGGTTCGCGAACGGCTGCTCCGGAAGATCGCGGACGAGGCATACGGCACGGACCTGGAATGGATCACCGACGGGCTTCCGGCAGGGCTCCAGGCCCAGGCGCAGCGCCTCCCGGTCGACCGCGGGCTGTCCCAGCAGCGCGGACTACACTGACCGTCATGGGGACCTCAATCACGATCGGCGCGCTGCCCGGCGAGAAGTCCGGCACGCTCACGAACCGTGTCGAGGAAATGCTGCTGTCCGCCGTCGTCTCCGGTCGCTTCGAGGCCGACACCCGGCTGCCCCAGGAGGGCGAGCTCGCCGAGGAGCTGGGTGTCAGCCGCCTGACCCTGCGCGAGGCGTTGCGGTCGCTGCAGCGGATGGGTGTGCTGCGTGTCGAGCGGGGGCGTGGGACGTTCGTCAACGCCCGCGCCCGCTGGTCCCATCTGGACCCGACCGTGCTCGCGGCGATGATCGACGCGGGGCAGGGTACTGAGCTGTATCGCAGCCTCACCGAACTGCGCCGGATGGTCGAGACGGGCCTCGTCGGCCTGGCTGCCGAGCGCCGTGACGATGAGCACCTCGTCGGCCTCGAAGCGGCCGTGGAGCGCATGCAGCAAGCCTGTGACACGCACGACGTGCAGGAGTTTGCCGCCGCCGACATGGACTTCCACGGCATACTGCTGGACGCCGCGGACAACCCTTTGGTCCTGGGTATCTACGAGTTGATGAACGGCGCGCTGCGACGGGTCAGGGAGCAGACGACCCGCCGTACCATCGGCGACGCGTCCGCGGTCGTCATGCACCGAGGCATCTTCGACGCCGTCGCGGCCGGTGACGCCGCCGCCGCCGTGGCGGCGATGAACCGTCACTTCGACAACACCGACCGGTACGTGTCGGAGGTCATCGAGCTGATGACCTCCGGGGCGCGGAAGGACGAGGACGCCACGTCGGCGTGACGGCGCGGGAGCCGGTCAGCTGATCGAAGCCGCGCGGCGGACACCGAGGTTGCCGGCCGAACTGTCCGGGGTGTTCGAGGTGCGAGCGGCGACCCGGTACCGGTTGCAGTACGAGTAGTGGCACAGGTAGGAGCCGCCGCACCGGTCCTCCGTGGTCGGCCGCCCGGCCAAGCTGCCCCACGCGCCCGCCGCCAAAGCGGTCGTTGCCGCCGACCTCTCCGAGGAGGCGATCGGCGGCAGGGCCGACGTGCTCATCGACACCGTCGGCGGCACGGTGCTGCGCGACGCGCTGGCCCTGGTGCGCCCGCGGGACCGGGCCGCGCTCGTCGGCTACATCGCAGGCCGCGAACTCGCCGTGGATCTCGCCGACTTCTTCCTCGCCGACGTGTCGCTGCTGCCGGTCAACATGATCAGCCGCGGTAGGAAGGCCGCCCCGGAGGTCCTGCGACTTCTCCCGGCCCTGTCGTACGGCGAGCTGTCGCTGTCCGGTTCCACCCCTCGTCATCGAGTGTCGTGGCTCGGCGACAGGATGTCGTGGGCCCGGTGTCCCAGTACGAAGTCGTCGTCGCGGTCGATCCATTGGCGGCGCAGGACGGACAGGGCGATCAAGGTGTTGAGGCCGTTGAGGCCGGGGAGCGCGCCGAGGTCGTCCGTGACGAACCTCGACAAGTGGTCCTCGTCGGCGAAGACCCCGTGGTGGAGGATCGAGGCCGGTCCGGCGGTCATGACCGTGAACCGCCCGCAGGAGTGCTCGCCGAGTGTGGTCAGCACGGTGGGGACGTGCCGCGGCTGGACGTCCAGGGTGAACAGCGCGGTGATCGGGAACCCGAGGACGGCCGGTTCGATCTCCACCCGAGGGCGGACGGCCCCCGATTCCAGGAGTGACTGGATCGTCCGGTAGGCGGTGGACCGGCTGACGTCGAGTTCGCGGGCGACCTGTGCCGCGGAGATCCGGCTGTCCTCGACCAACAGCTGGAGCGTGCGGAACTCGACCTCGTTGAGAGGTCCGACGCTGGTGGGGGCCGCATCGGGAAGGGCGTCGGCCTGTCCGCGCAGTTCCTCGGTCTGCCGGTCGGTGAGCCGGTCGAGCCGCCAGGTGAACGCCTCGCGGGCGGAGCGCAGTACGAGGTGCGACTGGATGGACGCGATGCCGGGGATCTCGGGCAGCGTCCGGGT
Protein-coding sequences here:
- a CDS encoding Lrp/AsnC family transcriptional regulator, which translates into the protein MQEMEHGLDDADLDLVAALQIAPRAPLNTVAEILGTSASTAGRRIQRLQQLGLLRFISTVHWSLLTTGNPYVVWIKCRPGATGDVAAAIQKVPQAQSLITTTGDSDIYCTLYPLPGTDQRRLLTRTLPEIPGIASIQSHLVLRSAREAFTWRLDRLTDRQTEELRGQADALPDAAPTSVGPLNEVEFRTLQLLVEDSRISAAQVARELDVSRSTAYRTIQSLLESGAVRPRVEIEPAVLGFPITALFTLDVQPRHVPTVLTTLGEHSCGRFTVMTAGPASILHHGVFADEDHLSRFVTDDLGALPGLNGLNTLIALSVLRRQWIDRDDDFVLGHRAHDILSPSHDTR
- a CDS encoding phospholipase D-like domain-containing protein; this translates as MKRTLTLITALAVTALTPTTAHAAVKKAKPPLSCDSRTFTSRPGPSFSDPEDADAQMNVMGPIIESINSASCGQTIRVAMYSIGSTQPGPDFANALIAAHQRGVIVKALMDSHSDNAIWQSMVTELGNDPQASSFAALCPGGCLTHYSGSALHAKYYMLSGGSDANRTVTVSSANPTSAQARTAWNSGATVKGNVDLYNSYVRYFTAMAKGALGGPGPLVPDYYNSTSGEAARTTLSPPSYQWPKARSKSDTWVDFLNNIKAPATINIAMFEWTSHGQPGDRNYLELPKKLVSLAKTGVKIQILFTAGQVDGSVQNYLKDRPNITVHDTSRGTDANGNALHYTHDKYMMVSGGYAGATNSRLVFVGSSNWTSNGVWHNDESDLKLVGQSSYDMFKTDWQNQFNRCCGTMARELSAEERAENTAREIPIDPEQVEE
- a CDS encoding FadR/GntR family transcriptional regulator — its product is MGTSITIGALPGEKSGTLTNRVEEMLLSAVVSGRFEADTRLPQEGELAEELGVSRLTLREALRSLQRMGVLRVERGRGTFVNARARWSHLDPTVLAAMIDAGQGTELYRSLTELRRMVETGLVGLAAERRDDEHLVGLEAAVERMQQACDTHDVQEFAAADMDFHGILLDAADNPLVLGIYELMNGALRRVREQTTRRTIGDASAVVMHRGIFDAVAAGDAAAAVAAMNRHFDNTDRYVSEVIELMTSGARKDEDATSA
- a CDS encoding sulfatase-like hydrolase/transferase codes for the protein MPARPNVLLITVDHWFGRLLGCAGHPVIQTPTLDSLAAAGTRYTRAYSESPVCVPARRSIMTGTTPRTHGDRIFQQDLPMPELPTLAQTFRDNGYQAYAVGKLHVFPQRSRIGFDDVWLSEEGRSQWGVADDYERFLAANGHAGLSYAHGMSNNQYTYRPWHLPETMHVTHWAARTMAETIVRRDPTKPAFWYLSFTAPHPPLTPPAAYLDMYAGQEMDEPIVGDWVVQGETAPPQLQRRRHADSPVGMREAEELAAKRAFYAQCTYVDHQLRFVIGTLREQGLLDDTVIMFTSDHGDMLGDHDLWAKRVFYEKSANVPMLLVGDTTSGRVPTGEVDDRLVGLQDVMPTLLGLAGIEVPDEVEGVSMVEDTRTFLHGEYGEGAEATRMAHDGRHKLVYYPMGNVVQLFDVPADPWDEHDLAGVPELAPVRERLLRKIADEAYGTDLEWITDGLPAGLQAQAQRLPVDRGLSQQRGLH
- a CDS encoding MFS transporter, yielding MERIVMRKVMWRIVPLLAVCYLVSFVDKTNIGVAQLGMQEGLGLSDAAFGFGAGIFFIGYFLCEVPSNLALVRFGARRWIARIMLTWGVIVVLTALVQDVMSFNALRFLLGAAEAGFYPGALFYLSQWVPAAHRGKVIGLFLLANPVSTVVGAPLMGILLDMHGFLGVEGWQWVFVITGLPALVLAVVVFFALPDSPQSAKWLTAQERAWLVGALNAERAAAPASHGSGWRALLDRRVLFLCLWFAAFPTAAYGLRLWLPTLIAELDVSATVNGLLNAVPFLFAAIALYFWPRIAARTGRSYRQIAGCTLVGAAGLAGAALSENAVVELAFISLAAVGMFAGQPIFWSLPSRLLVGAQAAAGLALINSVGNLGGFVGPYAVGAIKGATGSLSASMLFLAGVMVFAAVMAGIARTVFGSPPTVPAPAPDVSATPARNAQES